A single window of Sulfitobacter sp. JL08 DNA harbors:
- the xdhC gene encoding xanthine dehydrogenase accessory protein XdhC — protein MAFDVQSLRDAVARHGHVARIVLAEVKGSSPREVGAAMLVWADGQSGTIGGGALEYELARASRNLTSDTLTRHALGPDMGQCCGGAVRVLTEFYDAARIETLDNEVIARGPGDMPLAVKRMLADARNQGVRPTPQLVQGWFIEPAHRAERSVWIWGAGHVGRAIVAVLAPLPDLAMTWIDTGADRFPADIPDHISVVPAADPARLAEHAPEDASHLILTYSHTLDLELCHRLLLRGFGFCGLIGSKTKWARFRKRLAALGHSPAQIDAITCPIGDPELGKHPARIAIGVAADFITENRNDTSRQERRA, from the coding sequence ATGGCGTTTGACGTACAATCCCTGCGCGATGCGGTTGCACGCCACGGGCACGTGGCCCGCATCGTGCTGGCCGAGGTCAAGGGATCTTCTCCGCGCGAAGTCGGCGCCGCCATGCTGGTTTGGGCGGACGGGCAATCCGGCACCATCGGCGGCGGAGCGCTGGAATACGAACTGGCCCGCGCCAGCCGCAATTTGACCAGCGACACGTTGACCCGCCACGCGCTGGGCCCCGACATGGGCCAATGCTGTGGCGGTGCGGTGCGGGTGTTGACCGAATTTTACGATGCGGCACGGATTGAAACGCTGGACAATGAAGTGATCGCGCGTGGACCGGGCGACATGCCACTGGCCGTAAAACGGATGTTGGCGGACGCGCGCAATCAAGGGGTCCGTCCTACGCCACAACTGGTTCAGGGATGGTTTATCGAGCCTGCACATCGCGCCGAACGCAGCGTTTGGATCTGGGGTGCAGGGCATGTGGGCCGCGCGATCGTCGCGGTGCTGGCCCCCCTGCCCGATCTGGCAATGACATGGATCGACACCGGCGCAGACCGGTTTCCAGCGGACATCCCTGATCATATAAGCGTTGTGCCCGCGGCCGATCCGGCCCGTCTGGCTGAACACGCCCCAGAGGACGCAAGCCATCTGATCCTGACCTATTCCCACACGCTTGATCTGGAACTGTGTCATCGCCTGTTGCTGCGGGGCTTTGGATTCTGTGGCCTGATCGGATCGAAAACCAAGTGGGCACGGTTTCGCAAACGGCTTGCCGCGCTGGGGCACAGCCCGGCGCAGATCGACGCGATCACATGCCCGATCGGGGACCCGGAACTGGGTAAACATCCGGCGCGGATCGCGATTGGCGTAGCCGCTGATTTCATAACAGAAAACCGAAATGACACCTCCCGACAGGAGAGACGCGCGTGA
- the xdhB gene encoding xanthine dehydrogenase molybdopterin binding subunit: MSVAKPLPHDAARLHVTGAARYVDDIPTPSGTLHLAFGLSKVAKGKITSMDLSAVRAAQGVVAVLTADDLPFENDVSPSIHDEPLLATGTVHYVGQPLFAVVATSHLAARKAARLGDVTYEETKPVLTIDDAIAAGSIFEDGPRIYSKGDANSAIANAAHRIDGTIEMGGQEHFYLEGQAALALPQEDGDMLIHSSTQHPTEIQHKVANAIGVPMHGVRVETRRMGGGFGGKESQGNALAVACAVAAKLTGKPCKMRYDRDDDMVITGKRHDFRISYRAGFDDQGRIDGVEFVQYARCGWALDLSLPVADRAMLHADNAYHLPAARIESHRLKTNTQSATAFRGFGGPQGVLGIERVIDHIAHHLGLDPLAVRRANYYKAARELSTDASGGSISEKMKTKGSEAQTTPYHMPVTDFILHEMTDALVASSDYEARRAAIAEWNASSPVLKKGIALTPVKFGISFTLTHLNQAGALVHVYQDGSVHMNHGGTEMGQGLFQKVAQVAAARFGVDVDKIKITATDTAKVPNTSATAASSGSDLNGMAVKAACDTIRDRMSAFLAELHQSTSEQVRFEDGHVHVGGTRYTFAEAAMLAYQNRISLSATGFYKTPDLDWDRIKGTGRPFFYFAYGAAVTEVVIDTLTGENRILRADILHDAGASLNPALDIGQVEGAYVQGAGWLTTEHLVWDDQGRLRTHAPSTYKIPACSDRPDQFNVALWDAENREDTVYRSKAVGEPPFMLGISAFMALSDAISTSGDRYPALDAPATAECVFSTLKAVQNGV, from the coding sequence ATGAGTGTTGCCAAGCCCCTGCCCCACGACGCCGCGCGCCTGCATGTGACAGGGGCGGCGCGCTATGTCGACGATATCCCGACCCCGTCGGGCACGCTGCATCTGGCTTTTGGTCTGAGTAAGGTCGCCAAGGGCAAGATCACATCGATGGATTTGTCCGCCGTACGTGCGGCACAGGGCGTTGTCGCCGTGCTGACAGCCGATGATCTGCCGTTTGAGAATGATGTATCGCCGTCCATTCATGATGAACCATTACTGGCCACAGGCACTGTGCACTATGTCGGCCAGCCTTTGTTCGCCGTGGTTGCAACCAGCCATCTGGCCGCACGCAAGGCGGCCCGGTTGGGTGACGTAACTTACGAAGAAACCAAACCCGTTTTGACCATCGACGACGCAATTGCAGCAGGATCAATCTTTGAAGACGGGCCACGCATCTACAGCAAAGGCGATGCAAACAGCGCCATAGCCAATGCGGCCCACAGGATCGATGGCACCATCGAAATGGGCGGGCAGGAACATTTCTATCTGGAAGGTCAGGCAGCGCTGGCGTTGCCGCAGGAAGACGGCGATATGCTGATCCACTCCTCAACCCAGCACCCCACCGAAATTCAGCACAAGGTGGCCAATGCCATCGGCGTTCCGATGCACGGCGTACGGGTTGAAACACGCCGCATGGGCGGCGGATTTGGCGGCAAGGAAAGCCAGGGTAACGCGCTGGCCGTCGCCTGTGCGGTTGCGGCAAAGCTGACCGGCAAACCATGCAAGATGCGCTATGACCGCGACGATGACATGGTGATAACAGGTAAACGCCACGATTTCCGCATTTCCTATCGCGCCGGGTTTGACGATCAGGGGCGCATCGATGGTGTTGAATTCGTGCAATACGCGCGCTGCGGCTGGGCGCTGGACCTGTCGCTTCCGGTGGCAGACCGCGCCATGCTGCATGCGGACAACGCCTATCATCTGCCGGCCGCACGGATTGAAAGCCACCGGTTGAAAACCAACACCCAGTCGGCCACCGCCTTTCGCGGATTTGGCGGGCCGCAGGGGGTCTTGGGAATTGAACGTGTGATTGACCATATCGCCCACCATCTGGGGCTGGACCCGCTGGCCGTGCGGCGCGCGAACTATTACAAGGCGGCGCGGGAGTTGAGCACAGATGCCTCCGGCGGAAGTATTTCCGAAAAGATGAAAACCAAAGGGTCAGAAGCGCAGACAACACCCTATCACATGCCGGTCACGGATTTCATCTTGCACGAGATGACCGACGCACTGGTCGCATCCTCGGATTATGAAGCCCGGCGCGCGGCCATTGCCGAATGGAACGCGTCGAGCCCCGTGTTGAAGAAAGGCATTGCGCTCACACCGGTGAAATTCGGGATTTCCTTTACCCTGACCCATCTTAATCAGGCGGGTGCACTGGTGCATGTCTATCAGGACGGATCGGTGCACATGAACCACGGCGGCACCGAAATGGGTCAGGGTCTGTTTCAGAAGGTGGCGCAGGTGGCCGCCGCGCGGTTCGGAGTGGATGTGGACAAGATCAAGATCACGGCCACGGATACGGCCAAAGTGCCCAACACGTCGGCAACGGCAGCCTCTTCGGGCAGTGATCTGAACGGTATGGCGGTAAAGGCGGCCTGTGACACGATCCGCGACAGGATGAGCGCGTTTCTGGCCGAACTGCATCAAAGCACGTCAGAACAGGTCCGGTTTGAAGATGGTCATGTGCATGTGGGCGGCACGCGCTATACCTTTGCCGAGGCGGCAATGCTGGCCTATCAGAACCGGATCAGCCTGTCGGCCACCGGGTTTTACAAGACACCCGATCTGGACTGGGACCGGATCAAGGGCACGGGCAGGCCGTTTTTCTATTTTGCCTATGGCGCGGCTGTGACCGAAGTGGTGATCGACACCCTGACCGGTGAAAACCGGATATTGCGGGCCGATATCCTGCATGATGCAGGCGCATCCTTGAACCCTGCACTGGATATCGGGCAGGTCGAAGGCGCTTATGTGCAGGGGGCCGGCTGGCTGACGACGGAACACCTTGTCTGGGACGATCAGGGCAGATTGCGCACCCACGCCCCATCGACCTACAAGATCCCGGCCTGTTCGGATCGTCCCGACCAGTTCAATGTCGCATTGTGGGATGCAGAAAACCGCGAGGATACGGTGTACCGGTCCAAGGCAGTCGGCGAACCGCCCTTTATGCTGGGGATATCGGCATTCATGGCGCTGAGCGATGCCATCAGCACCAGCGGCGACCGGTATCCGGCACTGGATGCGCCGGCAACTGCAGAGTGTGTTTTCAGCACGCTCAAGGCGGTGCAGAATGGCGTTTGA
- the dnaE gene encoding DNA polymerase III subunit alpha: protein MSDSPRFIHLRVHTEYSLLEGAVRLKKLPDLCRAAQMPAVAITDTNNMFAALEFSVAASGAGIQPIIGCQVDLAYQITLPGERVKPPAPLVLLAQSEVGYENLMKLNTCLYVGKGDQLPQVTLEELEAHSKGLICLSGGPDGPVGRLLQANQRPAAEALMTQLAKMFDSRLYVELQRHPGEDGQPENERLTERGFVEMAYAMDLPLVATNDVYFPKSDMYEAHDALICIADGAYVDQQQDRRRLTAQHYFKSQQEMVTLFADLPEAIENTVEIAQRCAFQAYRRDPILPKFADDEVEELRRQAQDGLKERLKVIPHAASVEEYEKRLEFELGIIEGMGFPGYFLIVADFIKWAKDHDIPVGPGRGSGAGSLVAYALTITDLDPLRYSLLFERFLNPERVSMPDFDIDFCMDRREEVIQYVQGKYGRDRVGQIITFGALLSKAAVRDIGRVLQMPYGQVDRLSKMIPVEGVKPVSIEKALKDEPRLREEARNEEVVARLLEYGQQVEGLLRNASTHAAGVVIGDRPLDALVPLYQDPRSDMPATQFNMKWVEQAGLVKFDFLGLKTLTVIQNALDLIKASGRHLHIAADGTELYDPPEVAIDDIGAIPLDDEASYKLYAAAKTVAVFQVESSGMMDALKRMKPTCIEDIVALVALYRPGPMENIPTYCEVKNGLKERENLHPTIDHILDETQGIIVYQEQVMQIAQDMAGYSLGGADLLRRAMGKKIQEAMDAERPKFLKGSAVNGVDEPKAIEVWNLLDKFANYGFNKSHAAAYAVVSYQTAWLKANHPVEFMAGVMNCDLHQAEKLAVYFEEVRKGLNLPWVPPCVNRSEPTFTVVDGALVYALGALKNVGVEAMKLITEGRRVDGVEKPFSTLFDLARRVDLKRVGKRPLEMLARSGAFDQLDSNRRRVFDALDPLVAYSAAIHEQKASNQVSLFGEAGDDLPEPRLMPVEDWLPAERLNEEFKAIGFYLSGHPLDDYMGPLKRKGVMTLDDVRARAESGPHLAKMAGVVAGRQERKSARGNRFAFAQLSDTTGAYEVTLFSDTLELARDHLETGSKVVITVEATMESDQLKLLGRSVAPIDAAVADIGGMGLRIFVDDPAAITSVASVLDGAIKATKTGSKGPIQFCLMNPELPGEVDIDLGQDFPVTPQIKGAIKSLGGVLEVEEI from the coding sequence ATGTCAGACAGCCCCCGATTCATCCACCTGCGCGTTCACACCGAATACTCCCTTCTGGAAGGGGCCGTGCGGTTGAAAAAGCTGCCTGATCTGTGCCGCGCAGCCCAGATGCCGGCCGTTGCGATCACCGATACCAACAACATGTTTGCCGCGCTCGAGTTTTCCGTTGCGGCCAGCGGTGCGGGCATCCAGCCGATTATCGGGTGTCAGGTGGATCTGGCCTATCAGATTACCCTGCCCGGTGAACGGGTCAAACCACCTGCGCCGCTTGTGTTGCTTGCTCAATCCGAGGTCGGATACGAAAATCTGATGAAGCTGAACACCTGCCTGTATGTCGGCAAGGGGGATCAGTTGCCCCAGGTCACGCTTGAGGAGCTTGAGGCGCATTCAAAAGGTCTGATTTGTCTGTCCGGTGGGCCTGACGGACCTGTCGGACGGTTGTTGCAAGCCAATCAGCGCCCCGCCGCCGAGGCGCTGATGACGCAACTGGCAAAGATGTTTGATAGCCGCCTTTATGTCGAATTGCAGCGCCATCCGGGGGAAGACGGGCAACCTGAAAACGAACGGCTGACCGAACGCGGGTTTGTTGAAATGGCCTATGCGATGGATCTGCCGCTGGTGGCGACCAACGATGTCTATTTTCCCAAATCAGACATGTACGAAGCCCATGATGCGCTGATCTGCATTGCCGACGGCGCTTATGTCGATCAGCAACAGGATCGCCGCCGCCTGACCGCGCAGCATTATTTCAAATCCCAGCAGGAAATGGTGACGCTGTTCGCTGATTTGCCGGAAGCGATTGAAAACACGGTCGAAATCGCGCAACGCTGCGCGTTTCAGGCTTATCGCCGTGATCCGATCCTGCCCAAATTCGCCGATGACGAGGTCGAGGAATTGCGACGGCAGGCGCAGGACGGGTTGAAAGAACGCCTTAAGGTTATTCCCCACGCGGCCAGCGTGGAAGAGTATGAAAAACGGCTTGAATTTGAGCTGGGCATTATCGAGGGCATGGGCTTTCCCGGCTATTTCCTGATCGTTGCCGATTTCATCAAATGGGCCAAGGATCACGATATTCCTGTCGGTCCGGGGCGCGGGTCCGGTGCGGGATCGCTGGTGGCTTATGCGTTGACCATCACCGATCTGGACCCGTTGCGCTATTCGTTGCTGTTTGAACGGTTTCTGAACCCTGAACGTGTCAGCATGCCTGATTTCGATATCGATTTCTGTATGGATCGCCGCGAAGAGGTGATCCAGTACGTGCAGGGCAAATACGGGCGTGATCGCGTGGGTCAGATCATCACGTTCGGGGCGCTGCTGTCCAAGGCGGCGGTACGTGACATCGGGCGCGTGTTGCAGATGCCTTACGGGCAGGTGGATCGTCTTTCCAAGATGATCCCGGTCGAAGGTGTCAAACCCGTCAGTATCGAAAAGGCGCTGAAAGACGAACCGCGCCTGCGCGAAGAGGCCCGCAACGAAGAGGTTGTCGCGCGGTTGCTGGAATATGGCCAGCAGGTCGAAGGTTTGCTGCGCAATGCATCAACGCACGCTGCCGGTGTCGTAATTGGCGACAGGCCGCTGGATGCGCTGGTGCCGCTCTATCAGGATCCGCGATCCGATATGCCTGCGACGCAGTTCAATATGAAATGGGTGGAACAGGCCGGACTGGTCAAGTTCGACTTTCTGGGTCTGAAAACCCTGACCGTGATCCAGAATGCGCTGGACCTGATCAAGGCATCGGGGCGGCATCTGCACATCGCGGCGGACGGGACAGAGCTATATGACCCGCCCGAAGTTGCGATTGACGATATCGGGGCGATCCCGCTGGATGACGAGGCATCTTACAAGCTTTATGCCGCAGCCAAAACGGTTGCGGTGTTTCAGGTGGAAAGTTCAGGCATGATGGATGCCCTGAAGCGGATGAAACCCACCTGTATTGAAGATATTGTGGCGCTTGTGGCGCTGTACCGGCCCGGCCCGATGGAAAACATTCCGACCTATTGCGAGGTCAAGAACGGGTTGAAGGAACGGGAGAACCTGCACCCCACTATTGATCATATTCTGGACGAGACCCAGGGCATCATCGTTTATCAGGAACAGGTGATGCAGATCGCGCAGGATATGGCGGGCTACAGCCTTGGCGGTGCCGACCTGTTGCGCCGCGCGATGGGCAAGAAAATTCAGGAAGCGATGGATGCGGAACGTCCCAAGTTTCTGAAGGGATCGGCCGTAAACGGGGTGGATGAACCCAAGGCGATCGAAGTCTGGAACCTGCTGGATAAATTCGCCAATTACGGGTTCAACAAATCCCACGCCGCCGCCTATGCCGTTGTCAGTTATCAGACCGCTTGGCTCAAGGCGAACCATCCGGTTGAATTCATGGCCGGTGTGATGAACTGCGATCTTCATCAGGCCGAAAAGCTGGCAGTCTATTTCGAAGAAGTGCGCAAGGGGCTGAACCTGCCGTGGGTGCCGCCTTGCGTCAACCGGTCTGAACCGACGTTTACTGTGGTTGACGGGGCGCTGGTATATGCGCTGGGCGCGTTGAAGAACGTTGGCGTCGAGGCGATGAAACTGATCACCGAAGGCCGTCGCGTTGACGGTGTGGAAAAACCCTTTTCCACATTGTTCGATCTGGCGCGGCGGGTTGATCTGAAGCGGGTCGGCAAACGCCCGCTGGAAATGCTGGCACGCTCGGGTGCTTTTGATCAACTCGACAGCAACCGCCGCCGCGTCTTTGATGCGCTTGATCCCCTGGTTGCCTATTCGGCGGCGATCCATGAACAAAAGGCATCAAATCAGGTGTCGTTGTTTGGTGAAGCGGGCGATGATCTGCCCGAACCGCGCCTGATGCCGGTAGAAGACTGGTTGCCGGCCGAACGTCTGAACGAAGAATTCAAGGCCATCGGGTTTTATCTGTCCGGCCACCCGCTGGATGACTACATGGGTCCCTTGAAGCGCAAGGGCGTGATGACGCTGGACGATGTTCGGGCGCGCGCTGAAAGCGGGCCGCATCTGGCCAAAATGGCCGGCGTTGTGGCGGGGCGGCAGGAACGAAAATCGGCCCGCGGAAACCGTTTTGCCTTTGCGCAGCTTTCAGACACCACCGGCGCCTACGAAGTGACGCTGTTTTCGGATACGCTTGAACTGGCGCGGGATCATCTGGAAACCGGATCAAAGGTTGTGATCACCGTCGAGGCGACGATGGAAAGCGACCAGTTGAAATTGCTGGGCCGTTCGGTCGCGCCGATTGACGCGGCTGTCGCCGATATCGGCGGCATGGGCCTGCGTATTTTCGTTGATGACCCCGCCGCGATCACATCGGTTGCATCGGTTCTGGATGGTGCGATCAAGGCGACGAAAACGGGCAGCAAGGGGCCGATACAGTTCTGTCTGATGAACCCTGAACTGCCCGGAGAAGTCGATATTGATCTGGGGCAGGATTTTCCTGTGACGCCGCAGATCAAGGGCGCCATCAAAAGCCTTGGCGGCGTTCTGGAAGTTGAGGAAATCTGA
- the xdhA gene encoding xanthine dehydrogenase small subunit, translating to MDITFLLNGSPVALSGVDPTMTLLDWLREDRGLTGTKEGCNEGDCGACTVMVVDNRGHKALNACILFLPQLHGRAIRTVEGMQGSNGELHPVQQAMIDCHGSQCGFCTPGFITSMVVGHTQGRTDHDNVLAGNLCRCTGYAPIIRAAQSVEDADPPEWLDDQPETLDASPQAFAPESSDALAAWYQAHPDGTLIAGATDVGLWVTKQLRDLGNVAFLNRCWDLKRFDITDDTIRVGAAVTMTELGETMQLHYPSYAEMIRRYGSEQVRNAATLGGNIANGSPIGDNPPALIAIGATLVLRKGDVRREMAMEDFFVDYGKQDRAPGEFVETIIIPRGQDRLRCYKLSKRFDQDISAVCGCFNISAEDGQIKSARIAFGGMAGIPKRAARAEAALIGQPWTTDTIQTATAAFAQDFEPLSDMRASAGYRLETAKNMLVRYFNEAQGTATSVLEVTS from the coding sequence GTGGACATTACTTTTCTTCTGAACGGGAGTCCTGTTGCGCTGTCGGGTGTGGACCCCACCATGACATTGCTGGATTGGCTGCGTGAAGACCGGGGCCTGACCGGCACAAAAGAAGGCTGCAATGAAGGCGATTGCGGCGCTTGCACCGTGATGGTTGTCGATAACAGGGGCCACAAGGCACTGAACGCCTGCATCCTGTTTTTGCCCCAGTTGCACGGCCGTGCCATACGCACGGTCGAAGGCATGCAGGGATCAAACGGTGAATTGCACCCGGTCCAACAGGCCATGATCGACTGCCACGGATCACAATGCGGGTTTTGCACGCCGGGCTTTATCACATCGATGGTGGTCGGTCATACGCAGGGACGCACGGATCATGACAACGTTCTGGCGGGCAACCTGTGCCGCTGCACCGGATACGCCCCGATCATCCGTGCCGCGCAATCTGTCGAAGATGCAGACCCGCCAGAGTGGCTGGACGACCAGCCCGAAACGCTGGACGCGTCACCGCAAGCTTTTGCCCCGGAAAGCAGCGATGCGCTGGCGGCGTGGTATCAGGCACACCCCGACGGCACATTGATCGCCGGGGCCACGGATGTTGGCCTGTGGGTCACAAAACAATTGCGGGATCTGGGGAATGTGGCGTTTCTGAACCGCTGCTGGGATCTGAAGCGGTTTGACATTACCGATGACACGATCCGCGTCGGGGCCGCTGTGACCATGACGGAACTTGGCGAAACCATGCAATTGCATTACCCGTCTTACGCCGAAATGATCCGGCGCTACGGATCCGAACAGGTGCGCAATGCGGCCACTCTGGGCGGGAACATCGCCAACGGATCCCCCATCGGAGATAACCCGCCGGCCCTGATCGCGATCGGCGCAACGCTTGTTCTGCGCAAAGGGGATGTGCGGCGCGAAATGGCGATGGAAGATTTCTTTGTCGATTATGGCAAGCAGGACCGCGCACCGGGCGAATTTGTGGAAACGATCATTATCCCGCGCGGCCAGGACAGGCTGCGCTGTTACAAGCTGAGCAAACGGTTTGATCAGGATATTTCAGCCGTCTGCGGATGCTTTAACATCTCGGCCGAAGACGGACAGATCAAATCCGCCAGAATCGCATTTGGTGGGATGGCAGGAATTCCAAAACGCGCAGCCCGTGCCGAAGCTGCCCTGATCGGCCAGCCCTGGACGACAGACACGATCCAGACAGCTACCGCCGCATTCGCGCAGGATTTCGAACCGCTCAGCGATATGCGCGCTTCGGCGGGATACCGGCTGGAAACCGCGAAAAACATGCTGGTACGGTATTTCAACGAAGCTCAGGGCACAGCCACATCCGTGCTTGAGGTAACATCATGA